The genome window GAAGGTGGGGGCGGGGCAAGGGCTGTGGGAAGGTGGGGGCGGGGCAAAGGCCGGCGGGAAGGCTGCACGGGGCGGGGGTCGGGGCCCGGCGCCTCAACCCTGGCGGGCTCCAGTCGGGGCCTGGGGGCCGCGAGGAGTTCGCTGGTTGGACCTGGGACCTAGTCGAGCCGCGCGGACCTATGAGAGGCCGAGAGAGAGAGGGGTGGGAGACCCGCGCCGCTCTGTCCCTGCCCACCTGTGGGCCAAGCAGGCGGCAACCCGCACGTCTGTGGCTTCACAGTTCCGAGGCCCGGGCTGCGGGCAGAAGTGGGGCTAGAGCGGCGTTTGTAAAGGCGGCGGCGTTGCCTGTGTGCTTTGGGGGGCACCTGGGCAGGACAGGTTGGATGTTTAGGCAAACTGAGTGGAAGTGTGTATCTAAGTAGATGTAAAATTTCTCTGCGAAGAGATCAGTTAGTTTCAGTCGCTTCCCGCCCCGCTTTTGCTTGACAAGAGGCGGTCTGCTGCGCTGGAAAGTCCTCGGGGCCCGGGCTTGTGGCACATCTTACACTTTGTTCCTCTCCCCGCGCTGGACTCGTGGCGTGAATCGGTGCTCCTGGGTGTGGGGACCGGGGCTGAGCCAGCGCAGGCTCTCCCGCCCAGGGCTCTGCTGAGTGACGGCCTCACTGGTGTGGAGCCTCCGGGGTTGTCGCAGATGCGTCTGTGGGGACGCTCTGGTGGCTTCGCCGACTCAGAAGGGCTGCGTTCtcatctcacccaacctcagccatcAGTGTCTTTTCCTCCTCCCCCGGGGACAGTTTGGTACTAGCCACTGCAGCTCACACCTCTGGAAGTAAATGTTATTAATCATTTTCCGAAGGAGAACACTAGCTTAATAACCCTTGTTAAGAGTCAGGATTTTCCGTGGAAGCCCCTGGCGGACCGACTccattccttctcctcccccccgccccgccgcaGAACGCTGGCTCGGAGCGAGTGGTCCTCGGCGCTCGGCCGGCATCCTTCCCTGGAAGCCACAGCGCGTGCGCGTGctgccgggggcggggcgggcttcTGGTGTGCGCGTCCCCGTGCTGTCCGGGTGCCCCTCCCTGTGTTTCCAGGGACTCAGCCGCCGTGTTGTGTCGACTTTAGGTTGACATAATGGACATATGCGAGTCAATCCTGGAGAGGAAGCGGCACGACAGCGAGAGGTCTACGTGCAGCATCTTGGAGCAGAACGACATGGAAGCTGTCGAGGCTCTTGTTTGCATGAGCTCCTGGGGTCAGAGATCCCAGAAAGGGGACTTGTTAAAGATAAGACCCCTCACACCTGTCTCTGACTCTGGGGATGCTTCCGCCATTGTGCACGTGGACGCAGCCACACCCGAGTTACCAAAGGACTTCCATTCTTTATCAACTCTGGTAAGAGGCGGGGGGGAGGAGCGATTTGTGCAGTGGCTGGAGTACCTTCAGTAAACATGCTGAAGAGCTCCTGGGGGGATTCACCCGATGCTGGCAAGCAAGTTCATACCCTCCCCTGTATGGGTCCTAAGGGTGAAAACTTCTTTTATCTCTTGAAAATATGCTTTCCATTGATTGATCATAGCTTGCAGCCAATGATGAAAATGGGGGAAAATGTCCATAGGCTGAAACGTACAGATTGATGGGAGAAAGCAAAATGTACTCATTTCCCTGGGGAACTGAGGGTGGAGGCTTAGGTTCCCCCAGATACCCCAGGCCAGGGTCAGGATCAGCTGCCACAGCTGGGGAAAGCCTGTGCTTTGGCACCAGACAGCCATTGTTAGCTGGGTTGAGACCCTGGCCTCTGCCACCCTGTGGCAGCCAGCTTCTTTCTTGGGTGAGTTGGGTGCAGTCAAGcactggttttggtttttgttttcttaacttgTTACAGCTGTGAAGTTACTGGGAAAAACTGCTTCTCAACTTGGAGAAGTCGAGAGCTGTCAATTGCtaacaaaactgaaaattataATCTAATTGTCCTGAGCTGGAAGCCTGCCCTGGAAGGAGAGTGTGGAAAACCGACTTGGAGAGGGATGAGAAGGGACTTGTGGGTAGTGGAGAGGATTGTACAGGTAGTGGGCCTGGCTGTCCGGAGCACGTCTCAGCTTTGGGATCGTCCACTGAGAGGCTGAAGATAAGTGGGAGTGGTGGGGGAGGTGTTACAGAGGCTGGCTGTAGGCAGAACCCCTGGTTAGAGCAGGGCCTTTTAGGGATCATTCTGACAGGTTTTACCTCGCATCCAGTAGGCACAGGATACGTGTGTGATTGATTGGATACGTGTGTGTTAAATGATTACCacggagattttttaaaaatttttgagaatCTAAAATTATCGTGTAAAGCTTTCATCTTGAATATAAGTTTGATTTCTCATTTGTAGTCCTAATATGCAAATTGTTCATTTCAGTAGCTGTGCGAGGCCAGGAATGGCACTGGCGTCCTTACAACCGAGCAAATGGATGGGTTTGAGAGAGGTTGGGAAAAGGGGAGAAAGCTAGAAAGTTAAGTGTCTCATGCAGCTTTTATATCCACTGGGTGCGATCATGAGCAGACTTTGACCAGTCTTTTCTAGATACTTCTTTGTAAAGACCTTGGGGACAACATGATCAAAGTAAGTTCCTTAAAATTTAACCAAAACAACCTTTTCACacagtactttttttcttttttttttttaaagtgcatgaCTCCTCCTCAGAGCCCTGACCTCCTGGAGCCATCAACAGGGACAGTTGTTCCTTCCCAAGTAACTGATTCCAAAGCACCCATGGTCGTGGCTGTCCCCCCAGCCTCTACTGGGGCAGCCGGAGTGCTGAGCAGGAGGTCAGAGAGGGCCCTGCCTGGTTTGAAGCCAGAGCTGCCGGAGCCAGCTGTCAGCCCTCACTGCAGGGCCACGGTGACAAGTGTCATTTGCCACACTGGGGGGTGTCCTGCTTCTGCCCACGTTCCTACCACCCAGACTCAAGCACACCAACTTTCAGCCAACGCGGGAGGAGAAGCGCAGTTTCTGGGGCCTGTTGAAGCTGTGCAGGACGCACACCTCACACGCAGCGTGCTCAGCGTTAACTCAGCGTCCTGTCAGCCTTGTTTGCACAAGTCCAGTGGCCTGAGGCCCACCGACAAAGGCCAGCAGGCAGGGTGGCCCGTTGCAATTCAGACCTGCTCACCAAAGAATTACGAAAATGACTTGCCAAGGAAAGCCACCCCTCTGATTTCTGTCCCCATTCCTAGTCCCCCTGTCCTTTGCCAAATGATCCCTGTGACTGGACAAAGTGGCATGTTATCACCTTTTTTGAAGCCACCTCCCCAAGTGTCTGCAGGGACTGTCAAACCCATCTTACCCCACGCTGCTCCAGTGCCCCAGCCTGTGTTTGTGGGACCGTCTGTGCCTCAGGGAACTGTGATGTTGGTTCTGCCCCAGGGGGCCCTCCCGCAGCCTGCCACGTGTTCCTCGAGTGGTATGGCTGTTGGGAATACCAAGTTACTGCCCCTTGCCCCTGCTCCGGTGTTCATCACATCCAATCAGAACTGCGCCCCTCAGGTAGACTTTTCCCGAAGGAGGAACTATGTTTGCAACTTCCCAGGCTGCCAGAAAACCTACTTCAAAAGTTCCCACCTCAAGGCTCATCTTCGCACTCACACAGGTGAGAACTGAAGCAAGTAGGGCATAGGGAATGTCGGATCCCGTGATCGGGAAACACATGTCCAGCCACCTTTGAGTGGGAGCgaagctgagaaccactggagaaggtggccatctttCTTTGGTTCTGAAAAGCCTTCATAGTCTTGGGGTGAACGTTAGTACAGCTGTCAGTGGTTTTCCTAGAACATGGTATCTGGTCACCCCAGTAGCTAAAATGTAATATAGTTCTGTGATTGTGAACCTGTGATTGAGAGGCTTTTAGGGTGAGGCTCACGTTCCCCCTTTCTCTTCACATTGCAGTAGACATTCTttctttgcattttagaaagtgtCCATTCATGTTCAATAAACATCTTATCAGTGTGACTTAGGCTTACTATGGGGAAAGAGCTCTCCAAGGTATGGAAAAGTTTGAATTCTAGAATGTTTGAGCTTTAAAGgaatattgtttttttatttttggaaatatgTAGTTTTAATTCAGAAGGAGTCACAAAAGAAACTAACTATAATGACTTAATGATCTCTTTATTGTCCCATCAGCTCCATACAGTAGAATTTTCGGcactgatggaaatgttctctgtcCATTAGgagggtagccactagccacacgcACTTGAAATGTGAACAGTGTGTCTGAGGAACCGAATTTTACGTTTTCATTAAGGTTGCATTTATATAGCTACATGGGGCTGGTGGCTACCATGTTTAGCGGAGGTGTGAGGTTGCCTGGTGGATAGAACTTCTGCTGTAGTTGATTAGGGCAGAATGTCTCAGGTGTTCTGTGACACTCTTGTTCTTTGAGTTAGtgtcagttgttttgttttcaagggTCCTGTGGTTAAATAGTCTGCTTGTTAAACTCACCTTTCAAAGGTTCACACACGTATGTACATATAATAAGCCCAGTTAACAGGTTGCAGGTTCTGCAGTAAAGAGGTGCTTCGTAAActgtcttgatcatggaaccccaGATGTCGGCTAGTGGCCTGGGGGACAGCAGTGAATTGTGAAATACAGTTTAGGAAAGGCTGAATTGGAGGGAGTTGTCATAGTACTTTACTTTGAAATGCTTTCCTGGTAGAGTGGTTTCTAATTAGCACATTAGAAGTCCAATTGTGGCAGCTCCCGCTTGCAGAGTTAAGCCGCATCTGGAAGGCGGGCCTTAGAGAAGGAGCCCTGCTGTCCTCCACACTGCGGAAGGGGCTGTGTGCTTCCAGGCTAAGGCCCCAAACCTGGCCTGTGAAGAACTTGCCTCTCTGCCTTTACCATCTCTCTCCAGTTCCACATTTCTGCCCTTCACCTTCTGCCCTCTGCCTGTCTCTACTTACTGAAAACCCTTTAAGGGCCATCCCAAAGTTAGTTCTTAGAACTCTTTCCTGATCTCTCCTTCTTTATTTGACCCTAGtggtttgttgtgtttttcaCCACATTCTCCCTTTGTATTTTTAGTTACTTACATACGTGTCTGATCTCACTGGATATAGACTCTTGGTGTCTGTCCCAAGAGGCTGACGCTAGTCATTGGTGCTGCAGGGTTGCTGTCGTGGCTGTATCGGTGTGAACGGGCACCCCTAAGGGGCTCATTGACTTGGCAAGCCCTGCTTTTCACTGAGAGACTGCTGAGGTGAACTTCAAATCACATCCAAACACAGATTCCACATGTGGGGAAGCAGTGGAATGAGGTTTTACTGTTTATTCAGTCAGCTTCCCTTGGTagaaagataaggtgatcatacaAGCTCT of Eschrichtius robustus isolate mEscRob2 chromosome 15, mEscRob2.pri, whole genome shotgun sequence contains these proteins:
- the KLF11 gene encoding Krueppel-like factor 11 isoform X2, translating into MDICESILERKRHDSERSTCSILEQNDMEAVEALVCMSSWGQRSQKGDLLKIRPLTPVSDSGDASAIVHVDAATPELPKDFHSLSTLCMTPPQSPDLLEPSTGTVVPSQVTDSKAPMVVAVPPASTGAAGVLSRRSERALPGLKPELPEPAVSPHCRATVTSVICHTGGCPASAHVPTTQTQAHQLSANAGGEAQFLGPVEAVQDAHLTRSVLSVNSASCQPCLHKSSGLRPTDKGQQAGWPVAIQTCSPKNYENDLPRKATPLISVPIPSPPVLCQMIPVTGQSGMLSPFLKPPPQVSAGTVKPILPHAAPVPQPVFVGPSVPQGTVMLVLPQGALPQPATCSSSGMAVGNTKLLPLAPAPVFITSNQNCAPQVDFSRRRNYVCNFPGCQKTYFKSSHLKAHLRTHTGEKPFTCSWDGCDKKFARSDELSRHRRTHTGEKKFVCPVCDRRFMRSDHLTKHARRHMTTKKVPGWQAEVGKLNRIASAENPGSPLVRLPASA
- the KLF11 gene encoding Krueppel-like factor 11 isoform X1, translated to MHTPASAGSGDARAVDIMDICESILERKRHDSERSTCSILEQNDMEAVEALVCMSSWGQRSQKGDLLKIRPLTPVSDSGDASAIVHVDAATPELPKDFHSLSTLCMTPPQSPDLLEPSTGTVVPSQVTDSKAPMVVAVPPASTGAAGVLSRRSERALPGLKPELPEPAVSPHCRATVTSVICHTGGCPASAHVPTTQTQAHQLSANAGGEAQFLGPVEAVQDAHLTRSVLSVNSASCQPCLHKSSGLRPTDKGQQAGWPVAIQTCSPKNYENDLPRKATPLISVPIPSPPVLCQMIPVTGQSGMLSPFLKPPPQVSAGTVKPILPHAAPVPQPVFVGPSVPQGTVMLVLPQGALPQPATCSSSGMAVGNTKLLPLAPAPVFITSNQNCAPQVDFSRRRNYVCNFPGCQKTYFKSSHLKAHLRTHTGEKPFTCSWDGCDKKFARSDELSRHRRTHTGEKKFVCPVCDRRFMRSDHLTKHARRHMTTKKVPGWQAEVGKLNRIASAENPGSPLVRLPASA